One genomic window of Falco peregrinus isolate bFalPer1 chromosome 18, bFalPer1.pri, whole genome shotgun sequence includes the following:
- the PGAP3 gene encoding LOW QUALITY PROTEIN: post-GPI attachment to proteins factor 3 (The sequence of the model RefSeq protein was modified relative to this genomic sequence to represent the inferred CDS: deleted 1 base in 1 codon), with product MAAGGAARAALLLLLGAAAAPGPARGSQGDREPLYRECLGRCERQNCSGGALRHFRARQPLYMGLTGWTCRDDCKYECMWLTVRLYVQGGHRVPQFHGKWPFSRFLFFQEPASAFASFLNGLASFVMLLRYKAAVPPASPMYPTCVAFAWVSLNAWFWSTVFHTRDTAVTEKLDYFCASAVVLHSVYLCCVRTLGLQRPALISIFRAFLLLFLACHISYLTLVRFDYGYNMAANAAIGLLNLAWWLRWCLRNRPRLPHVWKCAAVVLLLQALALLELLDFPPLFWVLDAHALWHIGTIPLNVLFYSFLMDDSLYLLKANSDLFKVD from the exons atggcggccggcggcgcggcgagggccgcgctgctgctgctgctgggggcggcggcggcgccgggcccggcccggggctcGCAGGGGGACCGGGAGCCGCTGTACCGCGAGTGCCTGGGCCGCTGCGAGCGGCAGAACTGCTCGGGGGGC GCGCTGCGGCACTTCCGCGCCCGCCAGCCGCTCTACATGGGCCTGACAG GCTGGACCTGCCGTGACGACTGCAAGTACGAGTGCATGTGGCTGACGGTGCGGCTCTACGTCCAGGGCGGCCACAGGGTACCCCAGTTCCATGGCAAG TGGCCCTTCTCGCGGTTCCTCTTCTTCCAGGAGCCGGCTTCCGCCTTCGCCTCCTTCCTTAACGGCCTGGCCAGCTTCGTCATGCTGCTGCGCTACAAAGCTGCCGTCCCCCCGGCCTCCCCCATGTACCCCACCTGCGTCGCCTTCGCCTGG GTTTCCTTAAACGCCTGGTTCTGGTCCACCGTTTTCCACACGAGGGACACGGCTGTGACGGAG AAACTGGACTATTTCTGCGCTTCGGCCGTCGTCCTGCACTCCGTGTACCTGTGCTGCGTCAG gaCGCTGGGGCTGCAGCGACCAGCCTTAATCAGCATCTTCAgggccttcctcctcctcttccttgccTGCCACATCTCCTACCTGACCCTCGTCCGCTTCGACTACGGCTACAACATGGCTGCGAACGCGGCGATCG ggctCCTCAACCTGGCGTGGTGGCTGCGGTGGTGCCTGCGGAACCGCCCGCGCCTGCCCCACGTCTGGAAGTGCGCGGccgtggtgctgctgctgcaggcgctggcgctgctggagctgctcgACTTCCCCCCCCTCTTTTGGGTGCTGGACGCCCACGCGCTCTGGCACATCGGCACCATCCCCCTCAACGTCCTCTTCTACAG tTTCCTGATGGATGACAGCCTCTACCTCCTGAAGGCCAACTCTGACCTCTTCAAAGTGGACTAG